From the Sebastes fasciatus isolate fSebFas1 chromosome 3, fSebFas1.pri, whole genome shotgun sequence genome, one window contains:
- the hpgd gene encoding 15-hydroxyprostaglandin dehydrogenase [NAD(+)], which produces MSLDGKVALVTGGAQGIGRAVVHSLLQSSAKVAVVDLNKTCGEECKAQLDAEFGEGNCNFIPCDVSNGDALRDAFQSTVDMFGRLDIVINNAGINNEKNWEKTIQVNLTSVIKGTYLALEHMSKEHGKEGGTIINVSSMAAFLHSPHQPVYTATKHGVIGFTRVMADASSQGDYGVRINVLCPAFVDTPLLQSVEHEDNMGKFVKFKDDFKRSMSKFGVLQPSLIAEGMMRLIMDASLNGAVMKITCSKGIHFHTYEPMSA; this is translated from the exons ATGTCTCTAGATGGGAAGGTGGCTCTGGTGACAGGGGGAGCTCAGGGCATCGGGAGAGCCGTGGTCCATTCACTCCTGCAGAGCTCAGCCAAG GTGGCCGTGGTCGACCTGAACAAGACATGTGGCGAAGAGTGCAAGGCACAGCTGGACGCCGAGTTTGGAGAGGGCAACTGCAACTTTATTCCGTGTGACGTGTCCAACGGAGACGCACTGAGAG ATGCGTTCCAGAGCACGGTGGACATGTTTGGTCGTCTGGACATCGTTATCAACAACGCCGGCATCAACAATGAAAAGAACTGGGAGAAGACCATACAAGTCAACCTG ACCTCTGTGATTAAAGGGACCTACTTGGCACTGGAACACATGAGTAAAGAGCACGGCAAGGAAGGAGGCACCATTATCAACGTATCCTCTATGGCAG CCTTCCTGCATTCTCCTCATCAGCCTGTCTACACTGCTACTAAACATGGAGTCATTGGCTTCACTAGAGTTATGGcg GATGCGTCCTCTCAGGGCGACTATGGCGTTCGTATCAACGTCCTGTGTCCGGCCTTCGTCGACACTCCTCTGCTGCAATCGGTGGAACACGAGGACAACATGGGCAAGTTTGTCAAGTTCAAGGATGATTTCAAACGCAGCATGAGCAAGTTTGGAGTTTTACA GCCGTCATTGATAGCGGAGGGCATGATGAGGTTGATTATGGACGCCAGTCTGAATGGAGCGGTGATGAAGATCACCTGCTCCAAGGGAATCCACTTCCACACCTATGAACCCATGTCTGCTTGA